The Thermodesulfobacteriota bacterium DNA window TACCTCCGTCTCATCCGCGAATTGACCAGGTCCGAACTGACCATTTTTGTCGATCGTATTGCCCGCAGCCGGTCAGCGGATGAAATAGCAGACCTGCTTAAAAAAGGGATCCCGGCCATTAACGAAGTCATCAGCGCCCTGCATCAGAAATTTATCCAGGATGAATTGAAGCGGCTGCGCGCGCTGGCCAGGAAAAAAACAAAATAGGGAGACGGCAATGACCAACATTCTTTTTACCACCACCTGGGGCCCTTACATCGAACAGTTTTTCAACACTTCTCCCACCGACATAATGAACCAGCGGTTCAGCCGCGGATGCGACATATTTACTCTCAGCGGTCATCTGCACATGAACTCCTTCCACCTCATCGCGCAGAACATCGATTCGCCGTCGGTTTTGCTGGAATTTCCGAAAAAAGAGGATTTCCTGACGGAGATTGAAAAAGGCTACGACTACATCGGCATCAGCTTCTTTCATAACCAGATGGACGACGCGGTGGAAATGTGCCGGGCCATCCGCCGGAAAGCCCCAAAGTCACGAATCGTTCTGGGCGGTTTCGGCGCCGCGGGTCTGGAGGCCACCTCGACACCGGAAAAAATCAAGGAATTTTGCGATCACCTCTGCCACGAGGAAGGTGTTTCCTACTTTCGGAAACTGCTCGGCGAACAAGTCGACCAGCCCATGTTCCACTCCCACCTCCCCAAATGGGGGACGACTTTACCGATGATCAGCCGGCGTTCAAAAGGCCAGACCCCCGTCATCGTCGGGTCGGTAGGATGCCCGAACAAGTGCGACTTCTGCGGTACGACGGAATATTTCCAGCACCGCCGCATCCAGTTGATGACCCCGGAACAGGTGCACCGGGAATTCAAGCGCCTCTATCGAGAAAACCCCTACATCCCACAGGTGACGCTGCTCGAGGAGGATTCCTTCGCGGATATGGAATACATGCGGGAACTGGGCAGGCTGCTGCGGGAAGACAGCGAATTCGGGCTGGCCTATTACAGTTTTTACTGCCTGGCCTCCATGCGGTCGATGAGCAAATGGTCTTTCGAGGACATGATGCTCACCGGCGCCAGCACCGTGTTTGTCGGTGTCGAGTCGAAATACGCCCAGGACCACGGCTATTGCAAGACCGCGGGATTGAGTTACCAAGAGATGTTCAAGGGGCTGCACAATGTCGGCATCACCACCAGCGGGGCGTGGATGGTGGGGTTTGACTTTCAGGACCGCCAGAACATAGAAGAAGATCTGCAGGATTTCATCGCCCTCGAGCCGACCACCCAGCAATTGACCCGGGTCTGCCCCTTCCCGGCCACCCCGATGTGGCGCGACATGAAAAGCCAGGGACGCATCAAGGAAAATGTCGACTGGAATTCGATCAGTTTTTTCGGCGGCGGCGGCATGGACCCGAAAAACTTCAACGAACATGAAGTGATGGGACTGATCGAACGGGGATACCGGGAGCTTTACCAGACCCACGGCGCCACTGTCGCCCGCTATCTTGACGTCAACCTGCGCGGTTATGCGTACTGCATGGAAAACAGGCACAGAAACGAGCACATCGGAGAACGCGGCCAATACCACAAACGCATGGCCTTCACCGTCTTCCCCCTGCTCAAGGCCATGGAGATTTACGCCCCCAACAACATTGTGCGGAAAAAGATGAAGGACCACCGACGAAACTATCTGCGCCTCATCGGCGAACCGACCACCTTCCAGAAATGGCAGGAAAAATGGCTCATCGGACTTTCCGGGCTCAACAAAGCTCTGGACGTTATCTCACCGCGCGAAAATCTGATCAGCGAAGAGTCCTTTAAAAAATACATCTACTCCAAACCCGCTCCCGGGTGGCCTGAGCGGCCCTATCGGGTTGAACGTCCCGGCGGAGAAAAATCGTATAAGCGGTTTCAGAAATCCCAGGGGCGACTCAGAAATATAATGGTAGGGCTCCAGGCTTTCACTCAATACCTGGACAAGAGAAAAGGCGTCGAGACGGAGAAGGAACTTCTGGAAGCTTCATTGAGCCTGATGTAAACTCCGGGCGGAGTCCATCCGGATTATTATTTCGGTTTGCCTCCGGTTGCTGGTTTTGAAATCGGCGGTTTTTTTACGGGAAGGCCGTCCTTGAATTCCCCCTCGTGTTTTGTGCCATCAGGGGAAGTCATCGTACCCTTCCCATGGGGGCGGTAATCCTTGAATTCTCCC harbors:
- a CDS encoding radical SAM protein, encoding MTNILFTTTWGPYIEQFFNTSPTDIMNQRFSRGCDIFTLSGHLHMNSFHLIAQNIDSPSVLLEFPKKEDFLTEIEKGYDYIGISFFHNQMDDAVEMCRAIRRKAPKSRIVLGGFGAAGLEATSTPEKIKEFCDHLCHEEGVSYFRKLLGEQVDQPMFHSHLPKWGTTLPMISRRSKGQTPVIVGSVGCPNKCDFCGTTEYFQHRRIQLMTPEQVHREFKRLYRENPYIPQVTLLEEDSFADMEYMRELGRLLREDSEFGLAYYSFYCLASMRSMSKWSFEDMMLTGASTVFVGVESKYAQDHGYCKTAGLSYQEMFKGLHNVGITTSGAWMVGFDFQDRQNIEEDLQDFIALEPTTQQLTRVCPFPATPMWRDMKSQGRIKENVDWNSISFFGGGGMDPKNFNEHEVMGLIERGYRELYQTHGATVARYLDVNLRGYAYCMENRHRNEHIGERGQYHKRMAFTVFPLLKAMEIYAPNNIVRKKMKDHRRNYLRLIGEPTTFQKWQEKWLIGLSGLNKALDVISPRENLISEESFKKYIYSKPAPGWPERPYRVERPGGEKSYKRFQKSQGRLRNIMVGLQAFTQYLDKRKGVETEKELLEASLSLM